tgaaatgctttgataaatttcataattgttttgaacattggagctcttatttcaatattaaaaatgcggaaagaaagtcaactagcaaaaaataaagataatgtaTGGTGCTTTGTTCAGCGTTGCTACACTGAAGCTTTCCGGACCCTGGTGGTtttgatggaccaattgttgaggcatgctcctcggctcacagcttgtatagaagaggcttcctccccctcctcctcgaaaatgatagaacagtccatattatcatcttccaaaaacaaattccccATCGCCGCCAgtacttcctcttcttccgacccatatacGACATCGGCTagttggaaggtctgctctaagcgaggtatcggatgctccaacgggtagtagggactgcgccatggtggcgaccagtggttgaactcctcccaagtgtattcatatcccaaaccgaaagtggtaccgtgtttcttcaacttgataggcttagcaattccttggagattcttgccaagtcccttgctaggttcgtatccacaccaattcagtgtACTTTCAATATTTTTATCCCGCCATTTATCCTTGTCCACGacgttgactcgctcaatgtgatggtaggtttcttcgcctatcttccttcttcctccgattgctgggatggtctggcaaCTGTTTATGGGATTACTACCGTCGtcgtgaataattacctcttggtgattccactcgaatttcactgcttgatgtagggctgatgctacagccccagcagcataaatccagggtcgtcccaatagtaagttgtaagatgctgggacgtctatcacttgaaaatcaacgtcgaaccaagtcggtcccatttgcagacacaaactgatttccccaataatagacctttgggatccatcgaaagctttgacagtgatggctccatccttgatctcatgcaggctctttcccaatgttctgagagtcaccaatggacaaatattgaggttggaccctccgtcaatcaagattctagtgatgaaataatcttcgcactgtatagtgatgtgcaatgccttgttgtggcttagACCTTCAGGTGACAGATCATCTTcatggaaagtgattttgtggctctccaatacttgccctaccatgtttgccatttctcctccaatTATGTTGTTGGCACATATGCCACGCTcaacaccttcaataaggcattcttatgtgcgtcaaAGCTTTGTAGCAGAaccaagatagagatctgggctggcgttttgttcaactgatcaatgaccgaatactttttggcttgtatcttcctccagagatcatcaggcccagtttcagtgatggttggtcttccagaggcttgcttactggactcagctagatgttctaGAGTATAAACCatgccagttcttgtcataccctgtgctacaattgcttctccagatttggttttccctttccttttcgCCTCGGCGGTGTAATCCCACGGTATGGCCTTTGGGTGGAACGGTGTTACAGCTTTCATGGCCACCggaatgggcacccttgctttgggaggtaatatagcaacctcaaatggtacaggtgcctttggggacccaaactcgacctcaataggcCCTGGCATCTTtgtagaagaaggtgcttcaaactcaagtggtatgaaCATGTTCACTTCGGCGTCTCTAGAAGGTTGCATATGGACCACAATcgggttaagggtgactgttggtttctttggctcgtcaccttcagcgatcaatcCAATCGACcttttggggtcccaatcatcttctatctcaatcatgtaaacacctccacccttgtggtctggtagagggttgttacggacattcggagtaggctcctttgccacaatgatcttgttgtcaattaaagcttggatcttatccttcagagagtggcactcatcaatggtatgacccttcatgctggaatggtatgcacaggttttgtttgggttgacccattgggaggggttttcggggtttatggcagggataggggtgatgtaaccaacagttttgagcctttcatacagctggtcaataggttcagcaatggcggtatactgtttggggggtctacggtcgaagtttggtcggggactagggaaattttggcgagggaTAGGTGATTGATAGTAggcttgttgggtgttgtaggcttggtagacaggtgcgggttgagagtatctgggcgaagtgggctgatatgtgggaggtggagatgattagTAAGTAggcggtggagcttggtaagaggtcaagggtgcttggtaatttggggtaggctgatatgtgagtggaggtaatgggtaggtttggtatttgattggggactttgttctctgtgcaaccatcacggcactCACATCCTTTTTCTTGGacatgccaccagactgtagagccttgttggtggcctatAATGCatcaaagtttgtgaccataccacttttaataccttcctcgatcctttcccctagcttaatGATGTCGAAAAATTTCTAGccttcaatcaacatcaacctctcataatattgtggttCTTGAGCCCAGACAAAAAACcttttcatttgttcttcttctaaagccggcctgaccttagcagcttctgatctccaacgagtagcatactcgcggaatgtctctgtaggtttcttctttaatttctggatgtagaatacatctggTGCGTTCTCCGTGTTGAATCTGAATCTGTCCATGAAATTAGACGCCATACCCACCCAGTTCGACCACTTCtttgggtcttggctaatgtaccaatatagagcatcccctttcagacttctcataaagagcttcatgcgaatctttttatcctttcctactccgatcagcttgtcgcaatatgtcctcaaatgaaCTCTGGGATTCCCGGTGccatcgaacatctcgaacttgggaggtttgtacccctcaggcagtttgacatctggctgaatgcaaaggTCTTCGTAATTCAATCCCTCGATCCTCTTGCTTCCTTTAACACCCTGAACTCTGCTAatcagcttcttgagttccgcagccaGATTCTTCATAAtagagtctttatcatcagactcaggtgtgcttgaaataggttgagctgtcacacctcctttttcactacaccccggaagggagtgtataagagagttttttccaact
The Nicotiana sylvestris chromosome 11, ASM39365v2, whole genome shotgun sequence DNA segment above includes these coding regions:
- the LOC138881857 gene encoding uncharacterized protein, with translation MKNLAAELKKLISRVQGVKGSKRIEGLNYEDLCIQPDVKLPEGYKPPKFEMFDGTGNPRVHLRTYCDKLIGVGKDKKIRMKLFMRSLKGDALYWYISQDPKKWSNWVGMASNFMDRFRFNTENAPDVFYIQKLKKKPTETFREYATRWRSEAAKVRPALEEEQMKRFFVWAQEPQYYERLMLIEG